Genomic segment of Mycobacterium botniense:
CACATCGAGATATGCCGGAGCGATGGCAAGCGGGTCGATCGCACCGGTGCCGGGGTCGCGCGCGTAGGCCATTGCCGCGGTCGCCGAGGCGAACAACGGTGCATTCGCCGAGGCGAGTGCCGCCCCGCGGGCCAGCGCCGTCTCGGGCTCCTCGGGCGCGTTCACCGCGAGAGACGTCGCCGCCTGCAGCGCGGGCTTGATCGCGGCGACATCGACGCCGTCGGAGCCCACCACAAACACACCCTGCGGATGTGTCGGCAGCGCGTCAGCGCTGGCAACCATCGCCGTCAGCAGCGCCACTGCCTCGGTGTCGTCCTCGGGCAGGGCCTCGCGGCGCACATCGGTGACCGAACCGTCGGATGTGTCGACGACCGCCAGCGTCGCGGTGTCCGGTTCGACGAACAGCAAACCGGTGTGTTGGTAACCCGTTGCGCTGCCCACAGTCTGGGCCAGCGCCACCGCCGCCAGAAACGTCGAGACCAGCATGACGTTTTCGACCTTGTGAGCGGCCAGCACATCGCGCAGCACCACGGCGTCGGCGGGATCGGTCCACGTGACCCCGGTCGATCTCACCCGGTAACCGCTCTGGGCCGCCGCCTCCAGCGTGCCCAGGATCGCCGAGACCACCTGTTGGGGCCCGCTCGGGGTTGCCGAGTCGTCGACCGGGGTGACCTCGAAGTTGTCTTCGTCGACGGTGACGCCATCGGCGTCCTCCCCCTCGACCAGCACCATGCGAACTGCCGTGGGTGCCATTGACACACCGAGTACGGTGTCCACCGCCCCTCCCCAATGATTTGCCGGCTGGCCGCGCTCTGCAGGAGCAGCCTACCGCCGGGTTCGGCTGGCACAAACCCAGCAGCAGGGGCCGCATCGCGGCGTCCCGGCCGGGTGCAGCAACCCAGGTCAGGGGAGCATGCTGCTGAGCAATACCGCCACGATATCGGTGAGGTTGGCGGATAGCTCACCGCCGGTGACCGACAGCGGCAGACCCAGCGCAGTGGTCGCATCTTCGGCCAGGCTGACCAGGTTGAGCGTCGAGTCGGGCGATAACAGAGCGGGCAGCGCCGAGGACACCGGTCCGATGCTGCCGAGCACCGCCACCAGGTCATGGGCCAGGTCCATGGTATAGGTGGGCACGGCCGGACCGGTCACCGCGGGAGTGGTGAAGCCCAGGTTCAGGGTGCTCGGCACAACCGACTCAAGGGTGTTCAGCGGGATACTGATCTGCTGGCTGCCGAGACTGCCCAGCGCCGACTCGAGAGTGCTCACGGGGATGCTGATCTCCTGGCTGCCCGCGCTGCCCAGCAGCTGTTCGAGGGTGCTGACCGACAGGCTGATGTTCTCGCTGCCCGAGCTGCCCAGCAGCTGCTCGAGGGTGCTGGTGGACACGCTGAGGTTCTGGCTGCCCACACCGCCCAGCAGACTCTCCAGCGAGCTGACCGAGACGCTGAGATTCTGGTTTCCGGCGCTGCCAAGCGCCGACTCGAGATCGTTGACGACCGTGCTGTCCGAAATGGACGGGAGGTTAATGCTCCTGTTGGAAAGACCCGCGTCACTGACCAACTGGGCGAGCGAGATGCTGATGCATCCGACAAAGTGGAAACAGCCGACGTTGACCGTGGGGTTACCCAGGTCGCTGACGATGGTGGAGACGGCTATGGGGGGCACGCTGATGCTGCCACCCGAGCCGGCGATGCTGTTGAGGATCTGGTCGGGGGTGATCGGCACGGTGATGGTGCCGCTGGGGGCGGCGTCGGAGAGAAGTTGGTCGAGGCTGATCGGGATGGTGACGCTGCCGCTCGGGGTAGCGTTGGCAAGCAGGTCGTTGAGGCTGAACGGCAGCGTGAGTGTGCCGCTGGGTACCGCCGTGTTAAGCAGTTGGTCAACGCTGACCGACAGGGTGAGCACACCACTCGGGGCGAGATCGTTCAGCAGCTGATCAGGGGTGATCGGCAGGGTGAACGCGCCGCTGGGGGCCAGCGCGTTGAGCAGTGTGTCGACGTTGACAGTCAGGTCGATCGAGCCGGGGTTGAGCAGGGTCAACGAACCGGTCGTCAGATTGGCTCCCCCGGCCGCCGACATCTCGTCGGCCAGGGTCTGCTGCAGCGCCAAAAGCCCGTCGATGCCCCCGGTTGCCAGCGGGTTGGTGGTGCTGTCGGGGTTGGTCAGCAGCCCGAATTGGGGAGAGAGCACGTCGCTGAACGGCTCGACGCCGGTGAGCGGGTAGCCGTTGACCAAGTCGTTCAGCAGTGTGGTGGGGGCCAGGACGAGGTTTTCCAGCACCGCCTGGGAGCTGCCGGAGTTGATCGCGGCGTCGATGTTGTTGGCGATCCCGACCAGCCCGGTGAACGCGGCGTTGGGCCCGTACAGCGGCGCGAGCGCCAGCAGCGCGCCCTCGGTCAGCACTGAGATCGGGTTCATCACCGGGTTGGTCAGATGAAGCTGCAGCAGGCCCTCGATCACTGCTCGCAGGCCCAGTTCCGCGTCGGGCGCTGTCACAGCGGCGACCGTGTTTGCCGCGACATGCTCTAACCCGCTGAGGTTGCCCATCGTGTTCGCGATCAGCTCGGTGGGCCCGATCACCGGATAGGTTCCTGCGCTGACACCGCTGAACAACCCGGCCAGCGGATCACCGACTGTGCCCAGATTCAGCAAACCGGCACTCGTTGTCAGCTGTACTGCTCGTTGCTGCAGCTCAACGGGTACCGCGGGGGCCCATGGGCTCACGGCGATCAGGCCAGCCGCGGCGATGGCCACACCGGCGGTGATGCGGACGTGACGTACTGCCTGCACCGCCCACTCCTTCCAGCCGACCACGCTATTAGACCTGAGGATAACGTAGACCTGAGGATAACTCTCACACTTGCTGAGCACGAGCTGAATAACCATGAATTTTTCCCTGAGCGGGCGCCCGGCCGACGCATCCGCGCACTCATGATCAAAAATCACACAAGTATCACCAGTCACACCAAGATCTTTAGTCACTCAAAGCACAAAAATATGCGCATTTAACAAACACACCATTAGGCACTATAACTACATAAGTAACAAAAGAATCATATGCCACTCTAAATAACAGCAGCTACTCGAAATTCAGAACACCCAAGCATCTCGCTACCTAAAATCAGCCCCAGGTGTTGACAATTTTCACCACAGTTTGTTAGACGTGTTAAATGGCACAAATCAACACAACACTCAGCGTGGAGACTTTGTGTAAGGCATTTGTGAAAGCCGCGATCATCGCCGTCGTCATCTCGGTGTTCATCGATCCCGCCACCGGCACGGCATACGCGGACAGTATCGACTGGGACGCTGTCGCCCAGTGCGAGTCCGGCGGCAACTGGTCCGCCAACACCGGCAATGGCCGTTACGGCGGCTTGCAATTCAAGCAGTCGACCTGGGAAGCCAACGGCGGTGTGGGCTCACCGGCGGACGCATCGCGCGAACAGCAGATCGCAGTGGCCGAGCGTGTCCTGGCCACCCAGGGCCCGGAAGCCTGGCCGAAGTGCGGTCCCGATAAAAGGCTGTTCCCCACCGAAGTGGTCACGGTGTTGCGCTCCGGGCACCCGGTGCACACGACGCTCAAAAAGCTGTGGTCAAAAGCGATCCCGCACTGAGCAGTTGCCACCGATGGCCCTCGTCGGCAATGCGAGGTCCGGATACCCCGCAAACCTCGTGAGAATCAATAACCTCGTTCGTCACAATCGTCTCGTCCGTCGCTCCACAGGGGGCGGCTGCCGTCGATAATTCCCTAGCGCATGCGCTACTGAGTTGCCGATAACGTTTCGGTATTTCCGTGCCGCACCGGCCATGACACCGGCCGTGACCGGCCATGACACCGGCCGGGATACGGCGAGGGCGGGCACTGACGGCCGAGATCAGAGGCGTCATCGGGTTTCAGCGGTCGGTCACGGCCGGGCCAGACATGGCCGATGCGACCATGAGGGTCTCACATCACCAGGAGATCGTCACGGCTATCCGGTGGGCTTGACGTCAATACCGGACTCTTTGCGCTGCTGGGCGGTGATCGGGGCGGGTGCGCCGGTCAGCGGGTCAACACCGCCGCCGGTCTTGGGGAAGGCGATGACGTCGCGGATCGAGTCCGCCCCCGCCAGCAGCGCCGTGATGCGGTCCCAGCCGAACGCGATGCCGCCGTGCGGGGGTGCGCCGAACAGGAACGCCTCCAGCAGGAACCCGAACTTGTCTTCGGCTTCGGCCTGGTCGAGTCCCATGACCGCGAACACCCGTTCCTGAATATCGCGGCGGTGGATACGAATAGAGCCGCCGCCGATCTCGTGGCCGTTGCAGACGATGTCATAGGCGTCGGCCAACACCGCGCCCGGGTCGCTGTCCAGGAACTCCAGCGCCTCTGCCTTGGGGGCGGTGAACGCGTGGTGCACCGCTGTCCACGCACCAGCGCCGACCGTGACCTCACCCGCCGCGGTGGCCTCATCGGCGGGCTCGAAAAGCGGCGGATCGACCACCCAGACGAACGCCCACGCGTCCGGGTCGATCAGGCCCAGCCGCTGCGCGATTTCGGCGCGGGCCGCGCCCAGCAATGCCCGTGACGCCTTCACCGGCCCGGCGGAGAAGAAGATACAGTCCCCGGGCGACGCGCCGACATGAGCGGCCAAGCCGGCACGCTCGGCGTCGCTCAGGTTCTTGGCCACCGGACCGGACAGCGAACCGTCCTGGCCGACAAGCACATAGGCCAGGCCCTTGTGCCCGCGCTGTTTGGCCCAGTCCTGCCAAGCGTCCAGCGTGCGCCGCGGCTGCGCGGCCCCGCCCGGCATCACCACTGCACCGACATAGGGTGCCTGGAAGACCCGAAAAGCCGTGTGCCTGAAGAAGTCTGTGCATTCGACGAGTTCCAGTCCGAAACGCAGGTCGGGCTTGTCGGTGCCGAAACGCCGCATCGCCTCCGCGTAGCTGATCCGCGGGATCGGCGTGGGCAGGCGATAGCCGATCAACGCCCACACCGCGGCGAGGATCTCCTCGGAGATCGCGATGACGTCCTCGGCCGTGACGAAGCTCATCTCCATATCGAGCTGGGTGAACTCCGGCTGGCGGTCGGCGCGGAAGTCCTCGTCGCGGTAGCAGCGGGCGATCTGGTAGTAGCGTTCCATGCCGGCCACCATCAGCAGCTGTTTGAACAGCTGTGGGCTTTGCGGCAACGCGTAGAACATTCCCGGCTGCAGCCGGGCCGGCACCAAAAAGTCGCGCGCCCCTTCCGGAGTCGAGCGCGTCAGCGTCGGCGTCTCGATCTCGACGAAATCGTGCCGTGCGAGCACCTCGCGAGCGGCCGCATTCACCTTGGAGCGCAGCCGAATTGCCGAACCGGGTCCGTCGCGGCGAAGGTCGAGGTAGCGGTATTTCAACCGCAACTCCTCCCCCGCGGGCTCATCAAGCTGAAACGGCAGCGGCGCGCACTCGCCCAGCACGGTCAGCACTGTCGCGTTCACCTCGACCTCGCCGGTGGCCAGTTCCGGATTCTCGTTGCCGCGCGGGCGGATCTCGACGACACCGTCGACGGCGATGCAGAACTCGGTGCGCAATCGATGCGCCTGCGCCAGCACGTCGGCAGCGCGGAACACCACTTGCGCGACACCGGAAGCGTCGCGCAGATCGATGAAGATCACGCCGCCGTGGTCGCGGCGGCGGGCCACCCACCCGGCCAGTGTCACCTTCTGCCCGGCGTCGGATGCCCGCAACGAGCCCGCGGCGTGGCTGCGCAGCACTCACACTCCTCATCTCAAGGGGATCGTCTCAGGGGCAACGAGTGACCAGTCTAGAGGCGGTAATTTCGGTGCCATCGACACACACATCGCACTGGTCGGTCCGGGCGCCGTCGGCACGACGGTCGCCGCATTGCTGCACGCCGCCGGTCATCCGGTGCTGCTGTGCGGGCGCACCCCGCGCGAGCAGATCGAACTGCGGCCCGACGGCGCCGACCCGATCGTGGTGCCCGGGCCGGTGTGCACCGATCCCGCCGAGATCACCACGGCGGCCGACGTCGTCGTGCTGGCGGTCAAAGCCACCCAGAACGACGCCGCCCGCGGCTGGCTGGCCCGGCTGTGCGACGAGCGCACCGTGGTCGCCGTGCTGCAAAACGGTGTCGAGCACATCGAGCGGGTCCGGCCGCACTGCCCGTCCTCGGCCATTGTTCCCGGCATCGTGTGGTTTTCGGCGGAGACCCACCCGCAGGGCTGGGTGCGGTTGCGCGGGGAGGCGCGGCTGGTGTTGCCGACTGGAGCTGCTGCGGCGACGATCGCCGAGCTGCTGCGCAGCGCCGGGTGCACGGTGGACTGCGATCCCGACTTCACCACCGCGGCATGGCGCAAGCTGCTGGCCAACGCCGTCGCCGGCCTCATGGCGTTGTCCGGGCGGCGCTCGGGGATGTTCCGCCGCACCGATGTGGCCGCGCTGGCCCGCCGTTATGTCGCCGAATGCCTGGCGGCCGCCCGGGCCGAGGGCGCCCGGCTCGGCGACGAGGTGGCCGCGGAGCTGGTCGAGATGTTCCGCCGTGCTCCCGCCGATATGGGCACGTCGATGCTGGCCGACCGGGAAGCCGGCCGGCCACTGGAATGGGATATCCGCAACGGGGTCATCATCCGCAAAGCGCGTACGCACGGCCTGGCCACCCCGATCAGCGAGGTGGTGGTCCCGCTGCTGGCCGCCGCCAGCGACGGTCCCGGCTGAGCTGCGGCAGAACGCGGCGTCACGGACGCTGCCGGTGAGCACGCACACGATGGTCCGTGGGCCGGTTCGCCGCCCGCGTGGACCGGATCATATCGGCCAGCGCGGCCACCCGCGCGGTGACGCCGTCGAGCCGACCGGTGCCGCATCGCGTCGCAGACCGGCCGCGACACAGCCTGATGCGTTGATGCAATAACATCAATTGGGTGCGAACCACCCTGAATATCGACGACGACGTGATGACCGCCGCTCGTGAACTCGCCGCGAGCGAGCACCGTTCGCTCGGCGCGGTGATCTCCGAGCTGGCGCGCCGAGGCCTCATGCCGGCGCGTGTCGACGCCGCTGATGGACTGCCGGTGATTCGCGTGCCACCCGGCACGCCGCCGATCACGCCAGAGATGGTGCGGCGCGCGCTCGACGAGGATTGACGCCGCAATGGCACTGCTCGACGTCAACGCGCTGGTCGCGCTGGCGTGGGACTCGCACATTCACCATGTGCGGATCCGTGAGTGGTTTGCGGCCAACGCATCGGAGGGGTGGGCGACGTGCCCGATCACCGAGAGCGGGTTCGTGCGTGTGTCGACCAACCCAAAGGTGCTTGCCAGCCCGATCACCATCGCTGAGGCGCGACGTGTCGTAGCGGCCCTGCGCAACCTCACGGGTCACCGGTTCCTCGCCGACGACGTGTCGATGGTCGATGACGATGTGCCGCCGGTTGCCGGTCACCGGCAGGTGACCGACGCACACCTGCTGACGCTCGCCCGCCGCCGGGGTGTCCGTCTCGTCACCTTCGACACCGCCGTCGTCGCCCTTGCGCAGGGGCGCGACGTCGAGCTGCTGACCACACTCTGAACAATTCGGCGACCCCGGCGCCCGCCGCCACCGCCAACCCGGTATCCGCTGAGACCGGCGCCGACACCGAGAGTTCGCCAAAGCCGGCGCGGCGCAACAGAGTGTGCGAAGCTGAGGTCGCCCACCTCGGTGGCGGCCCCGTCACCGAGCAGCACCAGCCGCAGCGGAGGCGTGTGATGACCTTCAACGAGGGTGTGCAGATCGACACCACCACGACATCGACGTCCGGCGGCGGCGCAGGACGCGGGATCGCCATCGGCGGTGGCCTGGGTGGGCTGCTGATCGTGCTGCTGGCGTTGCTGTTTGGCGCCGATCCCGGTGATGTGCTCAGCCAGCATCCCGTCAACACGCGAGACGATGTGGCGCCCGGTTTCGATGTGAACAAATGCCGGACCGGGGCCGACGCCAACCGATACGTGCAATGCCGCGTGGTCGCCACCGGCAATTCGCTCGACGCCGTCTGGCACCAACTGATGCCCGGTTACACCCGCCCCCGGGTGCGGCTGTTCAGCGTGCGGGTGGACACCGGCTGCGGGCCGGCCACCAGCGATATCGGGCCGTTTTACTGTCCCGTGGATCGCACCGCATACTTCGACACCGACTTCTTTGAGGTGCTGAAAGACGAATTCGGTTCCAGCGGTGGGCCGTTGGCGCAGGAGTATGTGGTGGCCCACGAATTCGGCCACCACGTGCAGAACGTGGAGGGCCTGCTGGGCCGCGCCCAGCAGGGTGCCCAGGGCGCGCAGGGCAGCGGTGTGCGCACCGAATTGCAGGCCGATTGCTATGCCGGGGTGTGGGCGCACTATGCGGCAACGGTCAAACAGGAGAGCACCGGGGTGCCGTTCCTGGAGCCGTTGAGCGACAAGGATATCCACGACGCGTTGTCGGCGGCGGCGGCGGTGGGTGACGACCGCATCCAGCAGTCGGTGACCGGACACGTCAACCCGGAGTCGTGGACGCATGGTTCGTCAGCGCAGCGGCAGAAGTGGTTCACCGTGGGCTATCAGACGGGTGATCCCAACAAGTGCGACACGTTCGCCACCTATGACCTGGGTTAGGTTCGTCACCGCTGCGGTGATCGACCGGACGGCCGGAACCTCGACGGCTCACCGCTCGGGTGCTTTAGGCTGGACAGCGTGGCATCTGAGCGCGAGTCACGATCGCGGGGTAACAACCTCAAATGGGCGTTGGGGGCGGTGACTCTCATCGCGGTGGTGGCTACCGCCCTCGCGGTGACGTTACTGTTGAGCGGCGGTTCCGACCGAGACCCGGCCGCGAATGCACCGTCGAAGACGGGGTCCGACGCGGCGTCGGGCATCGCCAGCGCAAACGACACCGGACCGGTCGCGGTGATCACCGAAGATCCCAGCTGCGGCGCATGGACGTCCATCCACAACGACCTCGCATCCGGCGGGGAACTGCTGTGGAACGACCGGGATCTGTCGGTGCCGGCCTCAGCGTGGACGGATAAGCAGCGCGGCAAGTTCATGGCGGCGGCGCAGGCGATGCGCAGCGCCGCCGCGCAGACCGTGGGGCTGGCCAAGTTGACACCGCATCGCGTCATGCGCGAACTCTACGAGCAGTTCATCGCCTACGCGCGCGCCTATTCCGAACGTATCCCGAAATACACTCCGGCGGACAACAATTTGGCGGGCACCGCCAACAGTGCGTCGTCTGCGTTGGGGGCGATCTGCGCCGCGATTACCGATGGTTCCGCCGCGGCACGGGGCCCGATGGTTCCGCCGGTGGCCGCCCCGTCGCAGATCGCGCCGCTGGGCAACCCGGCGAATCCGCAAAGCTTCCTCACCAGCCCCACACCCGTGTGCGCCGAGTGGAAAGCGGCGCTGGATCAGTTCGGCCGCCAAACCGCCGACTGGCAAAAGATCGATCCCCGCATTCCCGCGATGTTGTGGAACCCGGAGCAGAAGGCGACCAACTACGCGGCAGCGTCTCTGATGAACACCTATGCCAGCAAGCTGGAACAGCTGGGCCGGCGCAGCGGAAACCCCATATTCCAGGATTTCGCCGAACTGTCCGCCCAGTATCGCCGGGCCTTCGTTCTGGCTGTGCCGACCTACACCCCGCCGGACAACCATCTGGCGAATGCCGCCAACTACGCGTCCACCATCATCCTGGGAGCCTGTGCGGCGCTAGCCGCGTGGTAGACACTCTGCTCACCCGCGGATGGCTGACACCGAGTCGGTCAGCAGCCGGCGAGCACGCTCGACGTCGATGACGGGGGGCGGCTGATCGCGAGCCGCCACCGGGTTGACGCTGACCATCACAACCAGATCACCCAGATAGGCGGCGTAGTTGTAAACCTCGCGGGACACCGACTTTCCGGCGGCGTTTGCCTGAATCTGCCGATGGGTGCCCACCGTTTGGGCACCGTTGATTCGCGGGGCGTCCACCGCGTCGATGACACCGCTGATCTTGCCGGCGTCGAACGTGACATGTTTGCAATTGTCCGGAATTCCGTTGAACGGCACGGCTTCGTTGGCCAGAACGGCGATCGAGTAAAACCTGTTGCCGTTCCCGTCGGCGGCCAGGACCGCCATCTTGCCTTGCAGCCCGAGCGGCAACCGCCGGCTCGCCGCGTAGTCGGCGCAGCCCGGCGGATCGAATTTCACTCCCGGGGGAAGCTTCTGCGGCCCCGCCATATTGGGGTCAATCCCGCTCGGCCCCTTGGTTGTGACCCGATACTCCGGACCGAAGGTGGACTTGACCGTGAACAGCTTGGCGATGTCGGGCGGGTGCGCCGAGTGGCTTGTCGAACACGCAGCCAGCCACCCCGCGCACATGACACCAACCACCGTCTTGTGTACCTGCACCCCCGCAATGTACCCAACGCGTTCGCGCGTCATCACCACAGGGCCGCCGGGTTCATCGACAACACTTGCGGCTCGCACCCACGCGCTACCCGGCCCGCGCTGCTGACACCGGTGACGCCGTCGATGATGCGCGGTTCAGCTCATCGACGAATTGCGTTGCCGCAACGAAAGTCGCCAACACCCCGGGCCTTGCATCGGCCCGGGGTGTTGGCGGCTGATCAGGTCAGGCCCAGCTGGAGCCGACGGCGGCGTCGGTGTCGGCCATATTGGAGCCGGCGGTCTGCACCTTGGCACCATGGGCATTGGCCTGCTCGTAGATCACCTGAAAGTTGCGACCCAACTCGGTGATGAACTGCTGGCAAGCCGCCGAACCGGCACCACCCCAAAAATCCCCAGCCGCAAGCACATCACGCACAATCGCCTGATGCTCAGCCTCCAACGCCATCGCCTGAGCACGAATCGTGGCGCCATGCGCATCCACATCACCAAACTGATAATTAATCGTCATAACCCAAAACTCCTCTGCCCTAGCTGCTCAACAACTGCTGAGAGGCCTGCTCCTGAGCCTCATAATTATTCGCGTCACGAATCAGCCCATCACGCACCCCATGCAACATATTCACAATGTTGCGAAACGCCTGATGCATCTGACCCATCGTGTCATACGACGTCATCTGCGCGGTCCCGCTCCACCCGGCACCGGCAATATTCTGCGACGACGCCCACATCTTGCGGGCCTCATCCTCCACCGTCTGAGCGTGCACATCAAAACGCCCAGCCATCGCCCGCATCTGATGCGGATCCGTCATAAAACGCGCAGGCACCCTACTCACTCCTTACCTTGAATCCGATGTGTGTTGATCACGTTGTGCTGCAACGGCATCGCCCTCCCACTATCCGCCGGCGGGTGAGCGGGGCACCACTTTGGGCGCTTTGGCGGCGATACTGCCCAGGCCGCGCCCGCTCAGTGCGCCCATGAGCGCCTGACCGAACGGACCGCCGGGCATGGACGACGCCTGCGGCGCCAGTGCCGGGGTCGCGACGCTGGCGTTCGGCAGCACCGGGGCGGCCCGGGTCATCGCCGGGGCTGCGGCCGACCAGGCCTGGGGCACCGAGAGCCCGCCCACCGACGTCGCGTGGGCCAGTTGCGCGGTGACCGCCGATCCCCAGGATTTGAGCTGGTTGCCCACACTGGCCACGATCGCCTGGAACTTGCCGTCGACGAGTTGGCCTACCGAGTTCAGCAATGTTCCGCTGATCCCTGACATATTCGACATCGCGCCCATCGAGCTGCCCGCGCTCATGAACATCCGGGCGGGGATGGTCGACATCATCGCCCCGTAATAGGCGACGTAGATCGGCAGCATCAGCGCCGTCGTCGGCACGCCGCTCAACACTGAGCCCAGACCCGAGCTGGAGATGGCCGATGCCAGTGAGCCCAGACCCAGATCGGTCAGCACCGTCGACAGGAACGAAGACCCGCCCGTCGACTCCACTGCTGCCGCGGTGGGTGTCGCCAGCTGGGTCAGCGCGGTCGGCACCAGCTGTGGAAGCGACCCCAGGATATTCGACGCGCCGGCCGCCTGGCTGGCCGCGCCGACGGCCTGGCTGACCGCGGCCTGCAGAGCACTCAGCGCGCCGCTGGCCACTTGCGGGGCGGCGCTGAAGGCCTGCAGGATCGTCGCCTCGGCTGAGGAGAGCGCGTAGCTGGTCATCATTGCGACGTCTTGGGCCCACATTTCGGCGTACTGGGCCTCGGTGGCCGCGATGGCGGCGGCGTTCTGCCCGAAGAAGTTCGTCGCGATCAAGGCCGCCAACTGGGCGCGGTTGGCTGCGATCACCGGCGGCGGCACCGTGGCCGCAAACGCCGTCTCAAACGCCGTCCCCGCGGCCTTGGCCTGGGCTGCCGCCTGCTCGGCCTGCGCTGCGGTGCCGGTGAGCCAGGACAAATACGCCTGGGCCGCACCCGTCATCGACGCCGACGACGGGCCCTGCCACGCGCCGGTCAGCCCGGCAATCACCGACTGGTAGGAGTTCGCCACCGCGGTCAAATCGGCGGCTAAGCTGTCCCAGGCTGCTGCGGCAGCCATCATCGGCCCCGACCCCGGACCGGAGTACATCATCCCTGAGATAACCTCCGGCGGCCATCCGGCAAAAACGCTCACAGCCTGCTCCCCCGTCAGCCGGTCACGGTGGCGTTGGCGGCTTCCGTCATCTCGTAGGCGCCGGCGTTGGAGCCCAGCGTGGCCACGAGCTGTTCGTGGATAGCTGCGGCCTGTGCGCTGACCGCCTGATACATCTGGGCGTGCGCGGCGAATTGAGCCGCGGTCAACGCTGACACCGGGTCGGCCGCAGCGGGAACCACACCGGTCGTCGGCCCGGCCGCGGCTGCATTGTTCGCAGCCATCGCCACACCGAGATCCTGCATATTCCCGGCCGCCGCCGTCAGCGTCTGCGGATTAGTGACCACAAACGACATGGGCTTTCCTCCTTCAACGATGCCGTCAAGCTCTGTGACCGACGGCGTTTCGCGTCACCACTCTTGAAGTTGTGACAGGGCGAGCAATCGTTACAGGCCTGTCAGAATACGGTTACAGCCCTGTCAGAATACTAGGCTCGCACAAACCACAGGGAGTGAACTTAGCGGAAATTCGGGGAAACACCACGACCCCACGGTGAGTTAATCTCGGCAACTCGCAGTCGCCGGCCCGGCCTCCGGTGGCGCGAGGCCTGCGCATGTCAACGGCGCGTCCGGACCTGAGAGCACTGCACCGCGGGAGGTTTCCGCACTCGGCGCTACGACATGTCGGCGTCCCGCGCCCACGCGATCACACCCGACCGAATGGGCGTCCTTCCCGCACACCTGGTGAGCGGGAAGGACGCCCACCGCCTCGGCCGGTCAGGGGATCAG
This window contains:
- a CDS encoding WXG100 family type VII secretion target, whose protein sequence is MTINYQFGDVDAHGATIRAQAMALEAEHQAIVRDVLAAGDFWGGAGSAACQQFITELGRNFQVIYEQANAHGAKVQTAGSNMADTDAAVGSSWA
- a CDS encoding WXG100 family type VII secretion target is translated as MPARFMTDPHQMRAMAGRFDVHAQTVEDEARKMWASSQNIAGAGWSGTAQMTSYDTMGQMHQAFRNIVNMLHGVRDGLIRDANNYEAQEQASQQLLSS
- a CDS encoding PPE family protein, translating into MSVFAGWPPEVISGMMYSGPGSGPMMAAAAAWDSLAADLTAVANSYQSVIAGLTGAWQGPSSASMTGAAQAYLSWLTGTAAQAEQAAAQAKAAGTAFETAFAATVPPPVIAANRAQLAALIATNFFGQNAAAIAATEAQYAEMWAQDVAMMTSYALSSAEATILQAFSAAPQVASGALSALQAAVSQAVGAASQAAGASNILGSLPQLVPTALTQLATPTAAAVESTGGSSFLSTVLTDLGLGSLASAISSSGLGSVLSGVPTTALMLPIYVAYYGAMMSTIPARMFMSAGSSMGAMSNMSGISGTLLNSVGQLVDGKFQAIVASVGNQLKSWGSAVTAQLAHATSVGGLSVPQAWSAAAPAMTRAAPVLPNASVATPALAPQASSMPGGPFGQALMGALSGRGLGSIAAKAPKVVPRSPAGG
- a CDS encoding PE family protein, producing the protein MSFVVTNPQTLTAAAGNMQDLGVAMAANNAAAAGPTTGVVPAAADPVSALTAAQFAAHAQMYQAVSAQAAAIHEQLVATLGSNAGAYEMTEAANATVTG